Proteins found in one Solirubrobacterales bacterium genomic segment:
- the rpmC gene encoding 50S ribosomal protein L29: MHALNDHDLVDQLKEARQEAFNLRFRHATGELENSAGLGAARRDVARLLTVARQRGIDLEKELRH, from the coding sequence GTGCACGCCCTGAACGACCACGACCTGGTCGACCAGCTCAAGGAGGCACGCCAGGAAGCCTTCAACCTGCGTTTCCGCCACGCGACCGGCGAGCTCGAGAATTCGGCGGGCCTGGGAGCGGCCCGCCGCGACGTCGCTCGCCTGCTGACGGTGGCCCGCCAGCGAGGGATCGACCTCGAGAAGGAGCTCCGGCACTGA
- the rplP gene encoding 50S ribosomal protein L16, whose amino-acid sequence MLMPKRVKHRKVHRGRMRGNSKGGHQVAFGEYGMKALERGWITNRQIEAARVAMTRKIKRGGKVWINVFPDKPYTKKPAETRMGSGKGNPEGWVAVVKPGRVMFELAGVPEDLARDAIRLAGHKLPVKTKFVKREGVAE is encoded by the coding sequence ATGCTGATGCCGAAGCGCGTCAAGCATCGCAAGGTCCATCGCGGGCGCATGCGGGGGAACTCCAAGGGGGGCCACCAGGTGGCCTTCGGCGAGTACGGCATGAAGGCGCTCGAACGCGGCTGGATCACCAATCGCCAGATCGAGGCGGCACGCGTCGCCATGACCCGGAAGATCAAGCGCGGAGGGAAGGTGTGGATCAACGTCTTCCCCGACAAGCCCTACACGAAGAAGCCGGCCGAGACGCGCATGGGCTCGGGCAAGGGCAATCCGGAGGGCTGGGTCGCGGTCGTGAAGCCGGGGCGGGTGATGTTCGAGCTGGCGGGGGTGCCCGAGGACCTGGCGCGCGACGCGATCCGGCTCGCCGGCCACAAGCTGCCTGTGAAGACGAAGTTCGTGAAGCGCGAGGGGGTCGCGGAGTGA
- the rplV gene encoding 50S ribosomal protein L22, translated as MAASEKREPESPVVRASAHYMRVAPRKARLVADQVRGLTVPEARTLLDFSARGAARDIAKLIASAAANAENNHELVADDMRIAEIHVDEGPTLKRWRARARGRATKIEKRTSHVSVALTPTE; from the coding sequence GTGGCGGCGAGCGAGAAGCGAGAGCCCGAGAGCCCGGTGGTGCGCGCCAGCGCCCATTACATGCGGGTGGCGCCTCGCAAGGCGCGCTTGGTGGCCGACCAGGTGCGCGGGCTCACCGTGCCCGAGGCGCGTACGCTGCTCGACTTCTCGGCTCGCGGGGCAGCGCGGGACATCGCGAAGCTGATCGCATCCGCAGCGGCCAACGCCGAGAACAATCACGAGCTGGTGGCCGATGACATGCGGATCGCGGAGATTCATGTCGACGAGGGCCCGACGCTGAAGCGCTGGCGAGCCCGTGCGCGCGGCCGCGCCACCAAGATCGAGAAGCGAACGAGCCACGTGAGCGTTGCGCTCACGCCAACGGAGTAG
- the rpsS gene encoding 30S ribosomal protein S19 — protein MGRSTKKGPFVEDRLLGRIQQMNESGSKQMIKTWSRRSTIFPEMVGHTIAVHDGRKHVPVFISESMVGHKLGEFAPTRTFRAHSGTKAER, from the coding sequence ATGGGACGCTCGACCAAGAAGGGCCCGTTCGTCGAGGACCGCCTGCTTGGGCGGATCCAGCAGATGAACGAGAGTGGCTCCAAGCAGATGATCAAGACCTGGTCCAGGCGCTCGACCATCTTCCCGGAGATGGTGGGCCATACGATCGCCGTCCACGACGGGCGAAAGCACGTCCCGGTATTCATCTCGGAGTCGATGGTGGGGCACAAGCTGGGCGAGTTCGCGCCCACCCGCACCTTCCGGGCGCACTCGGGAACCAAGGCGGAGCGCTGA
- the rplB gene encoding 50S ribosomal protein L2, translating into MPIRKSKPTSPGRRFATFQLREELTTEQPHKPLTEGKSQSGGRNSRGRITSRHRGGGAKRRYRRIDFKRRKDGVPAKVATVEYDPNRTCYIALLEYADGDKRYILAPQGLRPGDRVQSGEGADIRPGNALALRSIPTGTIVHNVELVPGQGGRMGRAAGAGIQVAAKEGPMVTLRLPSSEMRMVRADCRATVGSLSNAEHQNIKLGKAGRARHKGRRPQTRGVAMNPVDHPHGGGEAHHTPGGHPETPWGKPTLGYRTRKKGKSSDAMIVRGRRRGKKKR; encoded by the coding sequence ATGCCGATTCGAAAGTCAAAGCCAACCAGCCCCGGGAGGCGGTTTGCGACCTTCCAGCTTCGCGAGGAGCTGACCACCGAGCAGCCTCACAAGCCCCTGACCGAGGGCAAGTCGCAAAGCGGCGGACGGAACTCGCGCGGCCGGATCACGTCGCGGCACCGGGGCGGCGGCGCGAAGCGCCGCTACCGCCGGATCGACTTCAAACGCCGCAAGGACGGCGTGCCGGCGAAGGTGGCGACGGTCGAGTACGACCCGAACCGCACCTGCTACATCGCCCTGCTGGAGTACGCCGACGGCGACAAGAGGTACATCCTCGCTCCGCAGGGGCTGCGGCCCGGCGACCGGGTTCAATCGGGCGAGGGCGCCGATATCCGACCCGGCAACGCTCTCGCGTTGCGGTCCATTCCCACGGGAACCATCGTCCACAACGTCGAGCTCGTCCCCGGCCAAGGGGGCCGCATGGGGCGTGCCGCGGGCGCCGGGATTCAGGTGGCCGCCAAGGAGGGCCCGATGGTGACGCTGCGCCTCCCCTCCTCCGAGATGCGGATGGTGCGGGCGGACTGCCGGGCCACGGTCGGCTCGCTCTCCAACGCCGAGCACCAGAACATCAAGCTGGGCAAGGCGGGCCGCGCGCGCCACAAGGGGCGCCGGCCGCAGACCAGGGGGGTGGCGATGAATCCGGTGGACCACCCGCACGGCGGCGGCGAGGCCCACCACACTCCCGGCGGCCATCCGGAGACTCCATGGGGCAAGCCCACGCTGGGCTACAGGACGCGCAAGAAGGGGAAGAGCTCCGACGCGATGATCGTTCGCGGACGCCGACGCGGGAAGAAGAAGAGGTAG
- the rplW gene encoding 50S ribosomal protein L23: protein MDPRQVIIEPVVSEKSYALMADGKYTFRVDERAQKTQIARAVEEIFEVRVKSVRTATVRSKPKRRGLHSGRTRSWKKAVVQLASGDRIELFEGAAVAE, encoded by the coding sequence GTGGACCCCCGTCAGGTGATCATCGAGCCGGTCGTCTCCGAGAAGAGCTACGCGCTGATGGCCGACGGCAAGTACACGTTCCGCGTCGACGAGCGGGCGCAGAAGACCCAGATCGCTCGGGCGGTCGAGGAGATCTTCGAGGTGCGCGTCAAGTCGGTGCGAACCGCCACGGTGCGTTCGAAGCCGAAGCGCCGTGGCCTGCACAGCGGCCGCACCCGCTCCTGGAAGAAGGCGGTCGTGCAGCTGGCGTCTGGGGACCGGATCGAGCTCTTCGAGGGCGCCGCGGTGGCCGAGTGA
- the rplD gene encoding 50S ribosomal protein L4: MLGQTAKADLPAALFGEDFHESLVHEAARADLAARRRGTASSLGRGEVAMTGAKAWRQKGTGRARAGALSVPHRRGGGAAFGPTPRTYTVKVNRKARRRALRAALSVHAARGSVAVVDGASFKEPSTQQAAKGLEAWGARSPALIVLDADEVGALKSFRNMPRVTVVGATAVGVADVIGHASLVISKQALEVLQARATDVKRGGGEEAGKSGTASSEESAAEGKDSEE; this comes from the coding sequence GTGCTGGGGCAGACTGCGAAGGCAGACCTGCCGGCCGCGTTGTTCGGCGAGGACTTCCACGAGTCGCTCGTCCACGAGGCTGCGCGAGCCGACCTGGCTGCCCGGCGGCGTGGTACCGCGTCCTCTCTCGGCAGGGGCGAGGTCGCCATGACTGGCGCCAAGGCCTGGCGGCAGAAGGGCACCGGCCGCGCACGCGCCGGCGCGCTCAGCGTCCCGCACCGCCGCGGCGGAGGTGCCGCCTTCGGACCGACGCCGCGCACTTACACCGTGAAGGTGAACCGCAAGGCTCGTCGGCGCGCCCTGCGTGCGGCGCTGTCCGTGCACGCCGCCCGCGGCAGCGTCGCCGTGGTGGACGGCGCGAGCTTCAAGGAGCCGTCGACCCAGCAGGCCGCGAAGGGTCTTGAGGCCTGGGGCGCGCGAAGTCCGGCGCTGATCGTCCTCGATGCGGACGAGGTGGGGGCGCTGAAGAGCTTCCGGAACATGCCCCGCGTGACCGTGGTCGGGGCCACGGCGGTGGGGGTGGCCGACGTCATCGGCCACGCCTCTCTGGTGATCTCGAAGCAGGCCCTGGAGGTGCTCCAGGCGCGCGCTACGGACGTCAAGCGCGGCGGTGGCGAGGAGGCCGGTAAGTCCGGGACCGCTTCCTCCGAGGAATCCGCAGCCGAAGGCAAGGATTCCGAGGAATAA
- the rplC gene encoding 50S ribosomal protein L3 gives MAAIIGKKLGMTQVFSEDGTRVPVTVIQAGPCPVTAVRAADRDGYAAVQLAFGELPERKLTKAELGHLKKAGAPAARTLVEFRDQGEHEVGQTLTVDQFEPGQRVKVSGIAIGKGFAGTIRRHNFSRGPMTHGSHNVRAPGSVGASADPARVFKGLGMPGRMGGKRVTQRRLEVVEVDAERNLLLVKGAVPGPRNGTLEIRTD, from the coding sequence ATGGCGGCGATCATCGGCAAGAAGCTCGGGATGACCCAGGTGTTCTCGGAGGACGGGACGCGTGTCCCCGTCACCGTGATCCAGGCCGGGCCCTGCCCGGTCACCGCCGTGCGTGCGGCCGATCGCGACGGCTACGCGGCGGTCCAGCTCGCCTTCGGGGAGCTGCCGGAACGCAAGCTCACGAAGGCGGAGCTCGGGCATCTGAAGAAGGCGGGCGCCCCGGCGGCCCGCACGCTGGTCGAGTTCCGCGATCAGGGCGAGCACGAGGTGGGGCAGACGCTCACGGTCGATCAGTTCGAGCCTGGTCAGCGGGTGAAGGTTTCCGGGATCGCGATCGGCAAGGGGTTCGCGGGCACGATCCGCCGCCACAACTTCAGCCGGGGGCCGATGACCCACGGCTCGCACAACGTTCGTGCCCCTGGCTCGGTGGGGGCCAGCGCCGATCCGGCGCGGGTCTTCAAGGGCCTCGGGATGCCCGGCCGCATGGGCGGGAAGCGGGTGACCCAGCGACGCCTCGAGGTCGTCGAGGTGGACGCCGAGCGCAACCTGCTGCTGGTGAAGGGCGCGGTGCCCGGGCCGCGCAACGGCACCCTGGAGATTCGGACCGACTGA
- the rpsJ gene encoding 30S ribosomal protein S10, whose amino-acid sequence MTANKIRIRLKAYDHDAIDRAAREIVETAQRTGARVAGPVPLPTDKNVYCVIRSPFKDKDSREHFEIRTHKRLIDIHQPTPKTIDSLQRLDALPAGVDIEIKT is encoded by the coding sequence ATAACGGCGAACAAGATCCGCATCCGCCTGAAGGCGTACGACCACGACGCCATCGATCGGGCGGCGCGGGAGATCGTGGAGACGGCACAGCGGACCGGCGCCCGGGTCGCCGGGCCCGTTCCCCTGCCCACCGACAAGAACGTCTATTGCGTCATTCGCTCGCCGTTCAAGGACAAGGACTCGCGCGAGCACTTCGAGATCCGTACCCACAAGCGGCTGATCGACATTCACCAGCCGACGCCGAAGACGATTGACTCGCTCCAGCGTCTCGACGCGCTGCCGGCGGGGGTCGACATTGAGATCAAGACGTAG
- the tuf gene encoding elongation factor Tu, with product MSKEKFERDKPHVNVGTIGHIDHGKTTLTAAITKVLSEQGSNTEARSFESIDNAPEEKERGITIATAHVEYQTENRHYAHVDCPGHADYVKNMITGAAQMDGAILVVSAADGPMPQTREHILLARQVNVPYVVVFLNKVDMVDDDEILELVEEEVRDLLKEYEFPGDDTPVIKGSALKALEGDEEAQKAILELAEALDTYIPEPERDLDKPFLMPVEDIFSITGRGTVATGRIEQGIVNTGDEVEIVGIQDTTKTVVTGVEMFRKILDQGQAGDNVGCLLRGTKREDIERGQVLCKPGSITPHTKFKSEVYCLKKEEGGRHTPFFSGYRPQFYFRTTDVTGVANLPEGTEMVMPGDNVEMTIELIQPIAMDKGLRFAIREGGRTVGSGVVSEIIE from the coding sequence ATGTCCAAGGAGAAGTTCGAGCGCGATAAGCCGCACGTCAACGTCGGGACGATCGGTCACATCGACCACGGCAAGACGACCCTGACCGCGGCGATCACGAAGGTGCTCTCCGAGCAGGGCTCCAACACCGAGGCGCGTTCGTTCGAGTCGATCGACAACGCCCCCGAGGAAAAGGAGCGCGGGATCACGATCGCGACGGCTCACGTCGAGTACCAGACCGAGAACCGCCACTACGCGCACGTGGACTGCCCGGGCCATGCCGACTACGTGAAGAACATGATCACTGGTGCGGCGCAGATGGACGGCGCGATCCTGGTGGTGTCGGCGGCCGATGGGCCGATGCCGCAGACGCGCGAGCACATCCTGCTGGCGCGCCAGGTGAATGTGCCCTACGTGGTCGTCTTCCTGAACAAGGTCGACATGGTCGACGACGACGAGATCCTCGAGCTGGTCGAGGAGGAGGTCCGCGACCTGCTCAAGGAGTACGAGTTTCCGGGTGACGACACTCCGGTGATCAAGGGCTCGGCGCTGAAGGCGCTGGAGGGCGACGAGGAGGCCCAGAAGGCGATCCTTGAGCTGGCCGAGGCGCTCGACACCTACATCCCCGAGCCCGAGCGGGACCTCGACAAGCCGTTCCTGATGCCGGTCGAGGACATCTTCTCGATCACCGGCCGCGGCACGGTCGCCACTGGCCGAATCGAGCAGGGCATCGTCAACACCGGCGACGAGGTCGAGATCGTCGGCATCCAGGACACGACGAAGACTGTGGTCACGGGAGTGGAGATGTTCCGCAAGATCCTCGACCAGGGGCAGGCCGGAGACAACGTCGGCTGCCTGCTGCGGGGGACGAAGCGCGAGGACATCGAGCGCGGCCAGGTGCTGTGCAAGCCCGGGTCGATCACCCCGCACACCAAGTTCAAGTCCGAGGTCTACTGCCTCAAGAAGGAGGAGGGCGGTCGCCACACCCCGTTCTTCTCCGGATACCGGCCACAGTTCTACTTCCGGACCACCGATGTGACCGGGGTGGCCAACCTCCCGGAGGGCACCGAGATGGTGATGCCGGGAGACAACGTCGAGATGACGATCGAGCTGATCCAGCCGATCGCCATGGACAAAGGCCTTCGGTTCGCGATCCGCGAGGGCGGCCGCACCGTAGGCTCAGGGGTGGTCAGCGAGATCATCGAGTGA
- the fusA gene encoding elongation factor G, with protein sequence MPRTFPLEKTRNIGIMAHIDAGKTTTTERILFYTGRTHKMGEVHEGAAVMDWMEQEQERGITITSAATACEWEGHRINIIDTPGHVDFTVEVERSLRVLDGAIAIFDAVAGVEPQSETVWRQADKYRVPRIAYVNKMDRTGADFDRAVETMRERLGAKPLPIQLPIGAEDAFQGVVDLIENKALVWTDELGVEFSYGDIPENLVEQAHEARTHLIEACADYDDDLMEAYLNDQEIPHERIARSLHRATLDIKVTPVLCGSSFKNKGVQPLLDAIVELLPSPLEVPPVQGLEPPRKGEDGAGREAERPADEEAPFAALAFKVMADPYVGKLTYFRVYSGKLSAGSRVLNASNGRTERIGRLLMMHANHREEIPECFAGDICAGVGLKQTSTGDTLCAPDAPIALETIEFPEPVIAVAIEPKTKADQEKLAASLSRLADEDPTFQVQSDEETGQTLIHGMGELHLEVIVDRLLREFSVDANVGRPQVAYRETVRRPAEKVEGRFVRQTGGRGQYGHVVVNLEPAPGEGFDFVNAIKGGVIPSEFIPAVEQGIEEALASGVRAGYPMVDVRVELIDGSYHDVDSSEMAFKIAGSMAVQEAARRADPVLLEPVMAVEVVTPEEFLGDVIGDLSRRRGKVQGQEPRGNAIAIQAFVPLGEMFGYATDLRSSTQGRATYTMQFERYEEVPANIAEQLVEHRSPEPVAAG encoded by the coding sequence ATGCCACGTACATTCCCCCTAGAGAAGACGCGCAACATCGGCATCATGGCGCACATCGATGCCGGCAAGACGACGACGACTGAGCGCATCCTCTTCTACACCGGCCGCACCCACAAGATGGGCGAGGTGCACGAGGGAGCCGCGGTCATGGACTGGATGGAGCAGGAGCAGGAGCGCGGCATCACCATCACCTCTGCCGCCACCGCGTGCGAGTGGGAGGGCCATCGCATCAACATCATCGACACGCCCGGCCACGTGGACTTCACAGTCGAGGTCGAGCGCTCGCTCCGCGTGCTGGACGGTGCGATCGCGATCTTCGACGCCGTCGCTGGGGTCGAGCCCCAGTCGGAGACCGTCTGGCGCCAGGCCGACAAGTACCGCGTCCCACGGATCGCCTACGTCAACAAGATGGACCGGACGGGCGCCGATTTCGATCGGGCAGTCGAGACCATGCGGGAGCGATTGGGGGCCAAGCCCCTCCCGATCCAGCTCCCGATCGGCGCCGAGGACGCCTTCCAGGGGGTTGTCGACCTGATCGAGAACAAGGCGCTGGTCTGGACCGACGAGCTGGGCGTCGAGTTCTCCTACGGGGACATCCCGGAGAACCTGGTCGAGCAGGCTCACGAAGCCCGCACGCACCTGATCGAGGCCTGCGCCGACTACGACGACGACCTGATGGAGGCATACCTGAACGACCAGGAGATCCCCCACGAGCGGATCGCCCGCTCGCTGCACCGGGCCACCCTGGACATCAAGGTCACCCCCGTCCTGTGCGGGTCCTCATTCAAGAACAAGGGCGTGCAGCCCCTGCTCGACGCGATCGTCGAGCTCCTGCCGTCTCCGCTCGAGGTGCCGCCGGTGCAGGGGCTCGAGCCGCCTCGGAAGGGCGAGGATGGTGCTGGCCGCGAGGCCGAGCGCCCGGCCGATGAGGAGGCCCCCTTCGCCGCGCTCGCGTTCAAGGTGATGGCCGATCCCTACGTGGGCAAGCTGACCTACTTTCGGGTCTACTCGGGCAAGCTGTCGGCGGGCAGCCGCGTCCTCAATGCGTCCAACGGGCGAACGGAGCGGATCGGCCGGCTGCTGATGATGCACGCCAATCACCGGGAGGAGATCCCGGAGTGCTTCGCCGGCGACATCTGTGCCGGCGTGGGCCTCAAGCAGACCAGCACCGGCGACACCCTGTGCGCGCCCGACGCCCCGATCGCCCTCGAGACGATCGAGTTCCCGGAGCCCGTGATCGCGGTTGCGATCGAGCCGAAGACCAAGGCCGACCAGGAGAAGCTGGCCGCCAGCCTCTCGCGCCTCGCCGACGAGGACCCCACGTTCCAGGTGCAATCGGACGAGGAGACGGGTCAGACGCTGATCCACGGGATGGGCGAGCTGCACCTGGAGGTGATCGTCGACCGCCTGCTGCGCGAATTCAGCGTCGACGCGAACGTTGGCCGTCCGCAGGTCGCATACCGGGAGACGGTCCGGCGTCCCGCCGAGAAGGTGGAGGGCCGCTTCGTCCGTCAGACAGGCGGCCGCGGCCAGTACGGCCACGTGGTCGTGAACCTCGAGCCTGCCCCCGGCGAGGGCTTCGACTTCGTCAACGCGATCAAGGGCGGCGTGATCCCGAGCGAGTTCATTCCCGCCGTGGAGCAGGGAATCGAGGAGGCGCTCGCAAGCGGCGTTCGCGCCGGCTACCCGATGGTCGATGTGCGGGTCGAGCTGATCGATGGCTCCTATCACGACGTCGACTCGTCGGAGATGGCGTTCAAGATCGCCGGCTCCATGGCCGTTCAGGAGGCGGCCCGCCGCGCCGACCCGGTCCTGCTGGAGCCCGTCATGGCCGTTGAGGTGGTCACTCCGGAGGAGTTCCTCGGCGACGTGATCGGCGACCTCTCGCGGCGGCGCGGGAAGGTGCAGGGCCAGGAGCCGCGCGGCAACGCGATCGCGATCCAGGCGTTCGTCCCCCTGGGGGAGATGTTCGGGTACGCCACCGACCTGCGATCGTCGACCCAGGGCCGCGCCACTTACACGATGCAATTCGAGCGTTACGAGGAGGTGCCGGCGAACATCGCCGAGCAGCTCGTCGAGCACCGCAGCCCCGAGCCCGTGGCTGCAGGGTAG
- the rpsG gene encoding 30S ribosomal protein S7, which produces MPRRARAAIRPVEPDAMHRSRLVQQVINKVMTAGKKSTAERTVYDCLAVVGERTSRPPVEVLDEAIKELTPVLEVRSRRVGGATYQVPVEVQARRARTLAVRWLVQFARSRREKSMAERLANEILDATQQQGGAWKRKDDIYRMAQANKAFAHYRW; this is translated from the coding sequence GTGCCGCGGCGAGCCCGCGCAGCCATCCGCCCGGTCGAGCCCGATGCGATGCATCGGAGCAGGCTGGTGCAGCAGGTAATCAACAAGGTGATGACCGCCGGTAAGAAGTCGACCGCCGAGCGAACCGTCTATGACTGCCTGGCGGTCGTGGGGGAGCGAACCAGCCGCCCGCCTGTCGAGGTGCTGGACGAGGCGATCAAGGAGCTGACCCCGGTGCTCGAGGTCCGGTCTCGGCGGGTCGGCGGGGCCACCTACCAGGTGCCGGTCGAGGTCCAGGCTCGGCGGGCGCGCACGCTGGCCGTCCGCTGGTTGGTCCAGTTCGCTCGCAGCCGCCGCGAGAAGTCAATGGCCGAACGCCTTGCCAACGAGATCCTCGACGCCACCCAGCAGCAGGGCGGCGCCTGGAAGCGCAAGGACGACATCTACCGGATGGCTCAGGCCAACAAGGCCTTCGCGCACTACCGCTGGTAG
- the rpsL gene encoding 30S ribosomal protein S12 gives MPTTSQLIRKGRTRPQKKIATPGLKSGQGRKRRIAAPQRRGVCTRVYTATPKKPNSALRKVARVRLTNGMEVTTYIPGEGHNLQEHSVVLVRGGRVKDLPGVRYKVVRGTLDASGVSDRRQSRSQYGVKR, from the coding sequence GTGCCGACGACGAGTCAGCTGATCAGAAAGGGCCGCACGCGGCCGCAGAAGAAGATTGCGACGCCCGGGCTGAAGTCCGGCCAGGGACGCAAGCGACGGATCGCGGCGCCGCAGCGGCGCGGCGTCTGCACCCGGGTGTACACGGCGACGCCGAAGAAGCCGAACTCGGCCCTGCGCAAGGTGGCCCGCGTCCGGCTGACCAACGGCATGGAGGTCACCACGTACATACCCGGGGAGGGACACAACCTCCAGGAGCACTCCGTGGTTCTCGTGCGCGGCGGCCGTGTGAAGGACCTGCCCGGCGTCCGCTACAAGGTCGTTCGGGGCACACTGGATGCCTCGGGCGTCTCCGATCGCCGGCAGTCTCGCTCCCAGTACGGAGTCAAGCGCTAG
- a CDS encoding HAD domain-containing protein, producing MDDQRPILALDVDGVISLFGFQGPLEQAPGRFHLIDGMAHCIPHGINERLSQLADHYEIVWATGWEDRANDWLPGVLGLPGELPFLTFDGNARFGSAHWKIEAIDRYAGDRRLAWVDDCIDETCQAWAIARSAPTLLVPTESDVGLTDAHLKRLLNWARAGYTA from the coding sequence ATGGACGATCAGCGGCCGATCTTGGCCCTGGATGTCGACGGCGTCATCAGCCTGTTCGGCTTTCAGGGCCCGTTGGAGCAGGCGCCCGGGCGGTTCCATCTGATCGACGGGATGGCGCATTGCATTCCCCACGGGATCAACGAGCGACTCAGCCAGCTTGCGGACCATTACGAGATCGTCTGGGCGACCGGCTGGGAGGACAGGGCCAACGACTGGCTGCCGGGCGTTCTGGGGCTTCCGGGAGAGCTTCCCTTCCTGACCTTCGACGGCAATGCGCGCTTCGGATCCGCCCACTGGAAGATCGAGGCCATCGACCGATACGCGGGGGATCGCCGGCTGGCCTGGGTGGACGACTGCATCGACGAGACCTGCCAGGCGTGGGCGATCGCGCGCTCCGCCCCGACCCTGCTGGTGCCCACCGAGTCCGACGTGGGCCTCACGGACGCGCATCTGAAGAGGCTGCTGAACTGGGCGCGGGCGGGCTACACTGCCTGA